From the Tachysurus fulvidraco isolate hzauxx_2018 chromosome 21, HZAU_PFXX_2.0, whole genome shotgun sequence genome, the window GGGAACCAGCAGAGCACAAAGACACCCATAACCACAGCCAACACGAAAGTAAAGCGTTTCTCACGCATCTGAGCCAGTTTGGCTTTGGACAGAGAGCTCTGCCGTACACGATTCACAGGTTCATCGTCACACACTTCTGACGCGCGCGCGTCCAGCTTGgaacgtgcgcacacacacgcgacTTCCACTTTGCCGCCTCTGGCCGAGTGCGCATTGGAGACGCAGCTCTCTTCCAGATCGATGGCGTCCAGCTCGCCTTGGTTTTGCTCTTTAGAGCCGCACACACTCGGACTAGTCGGTTCGGACTTTCCTTTGCGAACAAAACCCGTCTCAGAGAGTGAGGGCTGGCGCGCCATGCTGGGTTTGGCCACAAACACGGTGGCGGCCCTTTGTTTAGCCACTCTGTAGATCTTGCAGTACACGGACACCATGATGAGGCCCGGTGCGAAAAAGGACACGGCGCACGAGGACAAGATGTACCAAGTGTCGTTGTTCAGCAGGCACTCGAGCTCGTCATGTTTGGTCATGACAAGCGGTGGGAACGAGATCACAGCTGAGATGATCCACACAGCGGCGATCATAGTCTTGACGCGGCGTGGCGTGCGCTTCAGGTTGTAGCTCACGGCGCTCGTTACCGACCAGTAGCGGTCAAGGCTGATAGCGCACAGGTGCACGATGGACGAGGTGCAAAAGAGCACGTCGAGCGCCAAGTAGAGCGCGCACCACGTGCTACCGAAGTACCAGTAACCCATCACCTCGTTGGCCAGAGAGAACGGGATGACCAGTGTGGCTACCAGAATGTCCGCCGACGCTAGTGACACCAGAAAGAGGTTCTGAGGTGCGCGCAGAGCGCGGCTCGTGAAGACGGCCACCACCACAAGCACATTCCCTACGATGGTGACCAAAATGATCACTGTGACCACCAGGATGATGAAAGCGGCCGCGCAGCGCGAGTGCGGCGGAAGTTTGGGCGCGTTCGTGCTGTTCGCGGAGGAGTTGAGCGCAGGAAAACTCGCCTCCGCTATATCCATTCTTGATGCATTTGCTCGGGGTCACCCATTGCATCCATCCAAGCCTGCTCGCTCCATTCACTTTTTATTCCAACTAAATTCTCTGTCGGCGTCCCACAGTTTGCCCCGAATTGTGGAAGGAGGCATCGTTGCTCTTGTATTCGACGTCGCTTGCGCGCTGTGTCCTCTTATGCCCAGTCATTCTGAACGAGGAAAACTGAATGCAAGTAATAATCCTGGATATACAAGATATTTTTCCAACTCTTCCAACTCTGTACTTGGCGGGAATGTTATATCTTTTCTTGGTCGTAGCTTATGTCCTGCGTTTCGCGTAACGAATGTGGGAGAGTTGGAGCTGGCATGTCACTTCAGGTTATGCGCTTGTATgtgcggagagagagagagagagagagagagagagagagagagagagagagagagagagagagagagagagaatgggcgGAAGCAAATACGTGGTTCGGGACTTGTGTGTGATTTCACACTTTGTGGCATCTTGTAAAGAAAACCTCGAATGATCGACGCCAATTGCAGTCACGTAGCAGGCGATATACTACTGCTCGAGTGCACGAGCGCATATTCCTCTCCACATGTTATCCCATTTGCTATGATAAACGCTATTACGTATTAATACGTTATATCACCGTGTCATAAGCTGAGCGTTTTGGAGATGCGCGCTTATGAATTCTCCACTCAGTGCTGCGCTTGATAGCGTTGGGAAGTAATGAAACGTTTCCTGAGACATTTCAGAAACAACTCCTTTCACATCACACCGAGCTTGGAGGCACTTTTCCATTCAAATCTCTGAATGTCCTCACGCGTCAACAGCCGCCTCTCTTTAAAACCCCATTAGGTCCCTAAAGAAACAGGTTTATTCCCAAATTCCAATTCCAAAGTTACTATCTATAATCTGACAAAATTATTCAGAGGAGTGCAGCACTTAAATGTCTCGGAATGGTTTTAAACATCCAGATTATTTCTCATATAGATTAATAGATTATTCAACTCCCTAACAGCTAAAATCAATCTGTGGGCAAATCtgtgtgactctctctctctctctctctctctctctctctctctctctctctctctctctctctctctctctctctctctctctcagacataaTCTGTACTTTCTCTGTCCCAGGGGTTGTACAATCAATAGTACTTTTACTCTTTTGTAGCTCTTTCACttgaaaatgaatataaattacCTTTAAAATAGATTATGGTACATTATTGGTTTTTAACCGCTTAAAGACCAATTTTTAACCCTTTAAACATCTTTTAAAAGCTGTGCTCTAAAATTACACATTGACCTTCTGAGTACATTACATCTAACACACAACCAGTTAAATGTTTTACCACATATACACTATACGACCAAATGCATGTAGACAGTTACCATGTGGACACTTGTCTAAGTTGCATTTCTCCGAGAAACAAGTTGCATTTCTCTtgcattcatctctctctctctctctctctctctctctctctctctctctctctctctctctctctctctctctctctctctctctctctcaattacAATACAATTTGAGTCCATTCATGATTGTGAATATAAAGTGCTTCATATTTCTGCCCATGTAAAGCCATGAACTCTGAAAGTTTCCCTGAAAGCTCTAAAAAAAATTCCCTTTCCATTTATTGTAAATCACTCTTCATAAGACCATCCAGTAAACAAACAGGCCCCAGTATGAATGTAAATCAGTTTGAATTATACACTGACAGTAAAAAGGATATTATACGAACAGGTTTCTAAAGTAATATTCATTCTGACTCCTAATGAACGCAATAGACGTGTGTTTATGTAATTGTGTTTTGGAGTGTTTTTAAGAGCTTGCTGCAGGAGCAGTTCGCTGAAGAGCTGCTGGCTCACGGTCCTAAAGAGGCCACTCAAACTGTTTTCTATAAATGCAAATCGCATTTGATGACAGGTTATCTGAACTTGGTGTGAGACAGTCGGGCAGAGGAAAAAAGGAGTGCAAGAGAGAcacatgagagagaaagagagagagacagagacagagacagagaaagacagaaaaactgaTATAGAGAGACAGCTGGGAATGGAAAAATCcgcatatacatatatatatatatatatatatatatatatatatatatatatatagagagagagagagagagagagagagagagagagaggaacagaaaaaaatatgagagaaagaacaaataaGATGGTTTGTACACATAGGGCCTCATGTATCAAGCTGAATATGGAGGAAATTTGTCCGTAAATCGTTCACAGGAGCATTTACACAAGAATTGTAGTGTTCATGAAAATCCAATTAACTCAGAAACAACTTTTATGTCCTAAAAGATCACAGGAGAGATTGAAATTTTCATTAAACAAAGAACTAAAAGAAAATTCCCTAATGTGAAATCGACTAAATTGTGCTACACTTTTATACACAGATTTACAATCTCCAGATTAAAGCGctcatttatttcctttaattgtttttgtttttttatattaatgacttgCAATAAAGCTATCCAATCcataaatgaagacaaaaaaatggaagaaaatacGTGTCTATTTGTGTTTACTTTCGCATTACTGGACATAATTTAGTTCTTTCGTACATAGGTGGTGCTCTTTCGATGGtttgttgtcattttgtttaataaatgtctgTGAGATTTGCCTTATATGGAGTTTGGTAGTTGTGGCTAAATGTAGTAAATTCTATGAAGATTATAAAGCTTAGTAGTTGATATGCAGATGATTGGAATTTTCCAATACAAAGAAAATCAGTAAATTGAAATCTCTTTCATTTTAGTTctagtttttatttctttcattttaattttctaaaaattttgttctttttggcTTATGAAAACATGAGAACAAACTTACCAAAACAAGACCCTGTTTATGATGCTATCTGCTGTTGTTTTCTTACATTACCACTGAGATCTCAGCTTGTTTGTGAACCCAATCGACCCTTTACAAATATTCGGCTGATGCAATTTACTAAGTGAGCTCTGTAATTCATGGCCTGTTGTTTTCTCCTCAGTAGTCCCACATTATTTCAGtgaaaaaatcacaaaaactaCTTTCTAACACTATTTATCAGAACAgctgtatatgtactgtattttgttCATACCTACTGTATGCAAAAGAGATGTGTTTTTCGGAACTTGTTAAATCAATGGGTAAAACTTTTAaattataaaagtaaataagttTATGTTTGAATTCCATAAACTGCATTAAATAAAAGTGCCTTTTTGTGCAAATGTTCACTAAAAACAAAAGTTGCCCAGTCCAGAAAATATAAGCAGAGGTGTAGTTTGCCCctaaagtagaaaaaaaagattatggCTCTCacactggaaaaaataaataattgaagtGCCCTCAAGGGTGCTGCTATATGCAAGCAAGCATGACAAAGTGCCCTTCAGGGTGCTGCTCTGTGCAAGAAAATTTGCCAAAGTGCCCTCTAGGGTGCTTCTATAAGCAAGAAAGTGTAACAAGTGCCCTCTAAGCTGCAGCTACTAACAAGAAAATGTGACAAAGTGCCCTCTAGGCTGCTGCTACTAACAAGAAAATGTGACAAAGTGCCTTCTATGCTGCTGTTATAAGTTAGAAAATATAACACATTGGTCTCTATCCTGCTTctataaacaagaaaatgtaaCAAAGTGCCCTCTAGGCTGCTGCTATAAGTAAGAAAAGGTAGCACGGTGCCCAAAAGGTTGCTGCTATAAATAAGGAGATATGTCAAAGTGCCCTCTAGGCTGCAGCTATAAGTACGAAAATGTAACATAGTGCCCTCAGTACATAAGTGAGACTTTTACAGTGGAGAAAAATTTGATGCCATGTCCGTAGGGTTCTCctacatgcaaaaaaaacatgataaaatTCCTCGATACATGCCATTCCGGTTTCCAGTGGCGAAAAGAGATGCAGTACCCTATAGGCTTCCATACATGTGAGAAAATAAGATGTTCTCTACATGCAGAGAAATGTGCCGTCTCTGTCAAACTGTGCTGTCTGTAGGTGGAGTTTCTTATTTTTTGCCCCCGTGCCCCTCCGCTagtgtgtgtccactgctgtTTGCACGTTTCTCCATATATGGTTAACAGTGGGCGTGTCCATATTTAAATGAGCAGTGATAGGAATGTGCATGGTGATTaggaactatttatttattcattcattgtgTGCACTTTTgctcatatatattttttaaatatgccTAAGAAATCATTTGAAACCTTCTTCTTTTTGTACATCATGTCACACAGCACACAATGACACCTAAAGTGACTTATTTATGAGGgtgcaaatatatttaaatgtgaccTATTCACTTTTGCTAACCTTTAGAcgcatttgatttatttatttatttatttatttatttatttatttatttatttatttactcgttCTTGTCGACTCTATCGTATGTATCTGTACGTTTCGGTATAAGTCTTTTCTCTTGAAAGGATTGTTGTTCTCGAGGTTCGTGCATGAGTCGTTCTGACTATTCCTGTACATGTGTGGGAGTTTAGGATATGGTGCAAAATCTAAATAAAGGTGACGCATTCTAGTATCTTCATAGGGACGAGTGTAATGCTGTCCACTCAGGAAGCCAGGGACCTGATTAATCAAGAGTAGGAGAGAAGAAGATGTTTAAATGAGAAGACAATAGCCTGAAGCTagactcctcctcctcctcctccttctcctcagaTAATGATCTGTTGATAATTAagaaagcacaaacacacaaacaccagtttgttaacagaaaaacagaaaaagtagtcgttgtgtgaatatgtgtaaaTCGTTTGACCtttaaaaaagtacaataaTGAATTACTAATAATTATCAGCAAGAACTAATGACTTAATGACAGCGTGATCCAGACTCTTAGCAGTGTAATAAAACAGGATATTGGTTGTTTCTGAGGTAACATGCTACCATGCTGGTTTGCTAGCATATTGGTTTAAAGCATGTTACCTCAGAAACAATCAATGTCCTGTTTTATTACACTGCTAAGAGTCTGAAGAGTCTGGATCATGCTGTCATTAAGTCATTAGTTCTTGCTGATAATTATTAGTAATGACTTAATGACAGCGTGATCCAGACTCTTCAGACTCTTAGTAGTGTAATAAAACAGGACATTAGTTGTTTCTGAGGTAACATGCTACCATGCTAGTTTGCTAGCATATTGGTTTAAagcatgttttttctttcttgattcAACCTTTTATAGTTAaagctgaaatatttttatttgaaatcttatGTAATATAGAACAATAGCTAAATTATGGAGCCTGTTGCAGATACAgatgtgctcaaaagtttgcacactTTGAGAGAATTTGTAAGATGTGTAccagtttttaaagaaaacatgagaaggtaaaacaaattaatttgatTTCTTATAGGACTGaagttaatatgtaaggcataacagaatAGCACAATCACCAaccaaaacataacaaaaaaaaaagaaaataaggaaataatctcTGTtcaaagtttgcataccttttttttaatatggtgtttttccccctttagcatcaatgatgtCATGCAGTCTTTggtaataattgtgcatgaggtccttaattctGAGGTGGTAGagctgcccattcttcttggAAAAATGCCTCcactttctgtaaaaaaaaaattgtattggTTGTCTCGCACAAACTGCACGATTGAGATCTCCCCAAAGAGGCTCAATtatattgaggtcaggagactaTGATGGCATCTGGAACCTTCACCTTTatctgctgtagccattggagggtTAACCTATctttgtgctttggatcattgtcatgttggaacatccgAGATCGTCCCATGTGCAGCTTTCctgctgtagaatgcaaattgtctgtGAGTATTTTCTGAGTATATGCTGCATTCATTTGCCATCAATCTTTCCTAACTTCCCCGTGCCACTGGACCACACGCAGCCCCAAAACATAAGAGATCCACCACCGTGCTTTACAATGGCGATGGTGCACTTTCCACCATAGCCCTTGTTGACGCCCCTCCaaacacagtgtttataattgtgactataaagttcaATTCTGGTCTCCAAATCACTCCAAATGACTCCAGAAGCTGAAAGGGTTGAATAGGTGCTGTCTGGTGTACTGAAAGCGAGTCTTTTTGTGGCATGGGTGCAGTAACGGCTTACTCCTGGCAACTcgaccatgcaggtcatttgtgttcgAGTACCCCCTTATTGTGCTCctcaaaacaacaacaccactTTTTTTAAAGAGCAGCCTGTATTTTTCTCGaagttgtttgtgggtttttcttcgTGTTCCAAACAATTCGTGTTCCAAGAAAGATTTTAGTCTACTTGACCAtggcttagtatcaacagaacctcttatttttttgaacagtactgactggcattttcaagtgttgagatatctttttatatccttttcctgctttataatgTTCAACTACCTTATTACGCAGGTCCATTGGCAGTTtttttgtcttccccatggtgcagtatccagccaaACCAGTGCATCatctcatgagctgagaaactcactgactttttaattacaataagtcacaggtgtggaaacttCCTTATAACCTTCTTGTATTGTTACACcctaattctttttttctttttttctgatgcCACCATCTACATGGGCTGCAATTTGATGACAAAGTCtatattatatagtaatatGTTCAAATATTAGTATTAATAGCTCAAGTTTTCCGAGATCCAAAATAATCAGGGATTCGTAATCTTTCCTTTTTATCATCCAGCTATTGCTTCAGGAGGGAAACTAAATTCCACATTGTTGATATTACACACCGATTTGCTATTTGACGCGATATTGATTAAGTTATTAcatgaaataaatctgaaatcaTTTTGGCATCGATTCCTTTTTGGCCAGGTAGCACTTATACTTTCCTAAAAATAACCTGCAGACCTAATGGTTCACTTCATTTTGTTATGCAAAACGCAATCACAAATACGCTCTCAGTTGCCAGAATTGGATGTGAAGGTGATAATGTGGGGGAGGAAATGTGAAAATTGGACAGAGAGGgacaacgagagagagagagcgagagagagtgagagagagagagagagagagagagagagagagagagagagagagagagagagagagagagatagtaaaATCTGGGCAATCTTATCATTGTTCGAAATGCCAAAAGCATGGATTCTTGTGGCCATGTGAGAAATTCCTGGATATTTTAGCCCATGAGGGAAAAGTATATATTGTACTCTCTCTGCTTCCCACTTCCACATCTACAAGCAGCTTCAAGCAGCTCATTTGAGGTGTGATATACTCTCGTCGCCATTATGATGTTGGAGAATACCGCAAGAATCCAAcactagaaaaaataaaaggtggATGGTAGGAATTATGGAAATGGAAATCTAGACGCACAGAAAAAATTCCAACTCTGATCTGTTTGTCCTCACTTGGGTTGCTGTGGGTCCTGGAAATTCTTCGATTCTTTCAATAcggtaggttgtgagttcaaatcatAGGGCCGACAAGTACCGGGGATGTGGACTGATCGGagggtcatgagttcgaattcCACCAAGCCGCCACtgcgggcccctgagcaaggcccttaaccctcaattgctcagttgtataaattgaaaataaaaaaaagtaagtcattttggataagggtgtctgctaaatgtcgtaaatgtgccactgctgagcctttgagcaatgcccttaaccctcaattgctcagttgtgtaaatgagataaaatgtaagtcactttggataaaggtGTTTGCTAAATGTCATAAATGGAGACATAAAATAGTGTGTAATTCTCATTAATGGGATTAACCTGTTGGCATGAGTATGAGTTTTACAAGTTTTACAAGAGGGAT encodes:
- the adra2db gene encoding alpha-2Db adrenergic receptor, with the translated sequence MDIAEASFPALNSSANSTNAPKLPPHSRCAAAFIILVVTVIILVTIVGNVLVVVAVFTSRALRAPQNLFLVSLASADILVATLVIPFSLANEVMGYWYFGSTWCALYLALDVLFCTSSIVHLCAISLDRYWSVTSAVSYNLKRTPRRVKTMIAAVWIISAVISFPPLVMTKHDELECLLNNDTWYILSSCAVSFFAPGLIMVSVYCKIYRVAKQRAATVFVAKPSMARQPSLSETGFVRKGKSEPTSPSVCGSKEQNQGELDAIDLEESCVSNAHSARGGKVEVACVCARSKLDARASEVCDDEPVNRVRQSSLSKAKLAQMREKRFTFVLAVVMGVFVLCWFPFFFTYSLHAVCRESCTIPDTLFNLFFWIGYCNSSVNPIIYTIFNRDFRRAFKKIMCHNPLRA